GTAAGACGAGGTGACTGATGAACAAATTTGAGCCAAAAATAGTCCTCTTCCTCTGTAACTGGTGCTCCTATGCAGGAGCTGATCTGGCCGGTACATCCCGGCTTCAGTATGCACCGAATGTAAGGGTTGTGCGTCTTATGTGCAGCGG
This DNA window, taken from Pseudomonadota bacterium, encodes the following:
- a CDS encoding hydrogenase iron-sulfur subunit, with the translated sequence MMNKFEPKIVLFLCNWCSYAGADLAGTSRLQYAPNVRVVRLMCSG